A section of the Papio anubis isolate 15944 chromosome 16, Panubis1.0, whole genome shotgun sequence genome encodes:
- the LOC101014919 gene encoding LOW QUALITY PROTEIN: cytochrome P450 2D17-like (The sequence of the model RefSeq protein was modified relative to this genomic sequence to represent the inferred CDS: substituted 1 base at 1 genomic stop codon) encodes MGLDALVPLAMTVAIFLLLVDLMHRRQRWAARYPPGPLPLPGLGNLLHVDFKNTPYCFDQLRRRFGDVFSLQLAWTPVVVLNGLAAVREALVTCGEDTADRPPVPIYQVLGIGPRSQGVLLARYGPAWREQRRFSVSTLRNLGLGKKSLEQWVTEEAACLCAAFADQAGCPFRPNGLLDKAASNVIASLTCGCRFEYDDPRFLRLLNLAQEGLKEESGFLREVLNAVPLLLRIPALAGKVLRSQKAFLTQLDELLTEHRMTWDPAQPPXDLTEAFLAEMEKAKRNPESSFNEENLRMVVADLFFAGMVTTSTTLAWGLLLMILHPDVQRRVQQEIDNVIGQVRRPEMRDQARMPYTTAVIHEVQRFGDIVPLNMPHMTSRDIEVQGFLIPKGTTLFTNLSLVLKDEAVWEKPFRFHPEHFLDAQGHFVKPEAFLPFSAGRRACLGEPLARMELFLFFTCLLQRFSFSVPAGQPRPSHSHVVGFLVTPSPYELCAVPR; translated from the exons ATGGGGTTGGATGCACTGGTGCCCCTGGCCATGACAGTGGCCATCTTCCTGCTCCTGGTGGACCTGATGCACCGGCGCCAACGCTGGGCTGCACGCTACCCGCCAGGTCCCCTGCCACTGCCGGGGCTGGGCAACCTGCTGCATGTGGACTTCAAGAACACACCATACTGCTTCGACCAG CTGCGGCGCCGCTTCGGGGACGTGTTCAGCCTGCAGCTGGCCTGGACGCCGGTGGTCGTGCTCAATGGGCTGGCGGCCGTGCGCGAGGCGCTGGTGACCTGCGGCGAGGACACTGCCGACCGCCCGCCTGTGCCCATCTACCAGGTCCTGGGCATCGGGCCACGCTCCCAAG GGGTGTTGCTGGCGCGCTATGGCCCCGCGTGGCGCGAGCAGAGGCGCTTCTCCGTGTCGACCTTGCGCAACTTGGGCCTGGGCAAGAAGTCGCTGGAGCAGTGGGTGACCGAGGAGGCCGCCTGCCTCTGTGCCGCCTTCGCTGACCAAGCCG GATGCCCCTTTCGCCCCAATGGCCTCCTGGACAAAGCGGCGAGCAATGTAATTGCCTCCCTCACCTGCGGGTGCCGCTTTGAGTACGACGACCCTCGCTTTCTCAGGCTGCTGAACCTAGCACAGGAGGGATTGAAGGAGGAGTCGGGCTTCCTGCGTGAG GTGCTGAATGCTGTCCCCCTCCTCCTGCGCATCCCAGCGCTGGCTGGCAAGGTCCTACGCTCCCAAAAGGCTTTCCTGACCCAGCTAGATGAGCTGCTGACCGAGCACAGGATGACCTGGGACCCAGCCCAGCCACCCTGAGACCTGACTGAGGCCTTCCTGGCAGAGATGGAGAAG GCCAAGAGGAACCCCGAGAGCAGCTTCAATGAGGAGAACCTGCGCATGGTGGTGGCTGACCTGTTCTTTGCTGGGATGGTGACCACCTCGACCACACTGGCCTGGGGCCTCCTGCTCATGATCCTGCACCCGGATGTGCAGC GCCGTGTCCAACAGGAGATCGACAACGTGATAGGGCAGGTGCGGCGACCAGAGATGCGTGACCAGGCTCGCATGCCCTACACCACTGCCGTGATTCATGAGGTGCAGCGCTTTGGGGATATTGTTCCCCTGAATATGCCCCACATGACATCCCGTGACATCGAAGTGCAGGGCTTCCTCATCCCTAAG GGGACAACGCTCTTCACCAACCTGTCATTGGTGCTGAAGGATGAGGCCGTCTGGGAGAAGCCCTTCCGCTTCCACCCCGAACACTTTCTGGATGCTCAGGGCCACTTTGTGAAGCCAGAGGCCTTCCTGCCTTTCTCAGCAG gcCGCCGTGCATGCCTCGGGGAGCCCCTGGCCCGCATGgagctcttcctcttcttcacctGCCTGCTGCAGCGCTTCAGCTTCTCGGTGCCCGCCGGACAGCCCCGGCCCAGCCACTCTCATGTCGTTGGCTTTCTGGTGACCCCTTCCCCCTACGAGCTTTGTGCTGTGCCCCGCTAG